One segment of Nostoc piscinale CENA21 DNA contains the following:
- a CDS encoding glycosyltransferase family 2 protein, with amino-acid sequence MFSIYILTYNEELDIAPCIESAMLSDDIIVVDSCSSDRTVEIASRYPVRVVQHAFESHGRQRTWMLESILPKYGWVYILEADERMTPELFAECTQSIGNPDYIGYYVAERVMFMNRWIRYSTQYPRYQMRLFRHGKVWFTDYGHTEREVCDGATSFLKETYPHYTCSKGLSRWIEKHNRYSTDEAKETVHQLENGTVVWRDLFFGKTEVERRRALKDLSLRLPARPFLRFLYMYFLLGGCLDGRAGMAWCTLQAFYEYLILLKVWEMQYLPTPTLEETLSQSDKSKVVATQIAGEG; translated from the coding sequence ATGTTCTCAATTTACATACTGACATATAACGAAGAACTAGATATTGCACCTTGTATTGAGTCGGCAATGCTTTCAGATGACATTATAGTTGTGGATTCGTGCAGTAGCGATCGCACCGTGGAAATTGCCAGTCGCTATCCCGTTCGAGTGGTGCAACACGCTTTTGAAAGCCACGGTCGTCAGCGCACTTGGATGTTAGAATCTATACTCCCGAAATATGGGTGGGTTTACATTCTGGAAGCTGACGAACGGATGACACCCGAATTATTTGCGGAATGCACACAATCCATAGGTAATCCAGATTACATTGGTTACTATGTTGCTGAACGGGTAATGTTTATGAATCGTTGGATTCGCTATAGCACCCAATATCCCCGTTATCAGATGCGTCTTTTCCGCCACGGTAAGGTCTGGTTCACAGACTATGGTCACACAGAACGAGAAGTTTGTGATGGTGCTACTAGCTTTTTAAAGGAAACTTACCCTCATTACACTTGCAGCAAGGGTTTGAGCCGTTGGATTGAAAAACACAATCGTTATTCTACAGATGAAGCCAAAGAAACAGTACATCAACTAGAAAATGGCACAGTTGTCTGGCGGGATTTATTTTTTGGCAAAACCGAGGTAGAAAGACGGCGTGCTTTAAAAGATTTGTCTTTACGTTTACCAGCTAGACCTTTTTTGCGCTTTCTTTATATGTATTTTCTGTTGGGTGGCTGCTTGGATGGTCGCGCTGGTATGGCTTGGTGTACTTTGCAGGCTTTTTATGAATACCTAATTTTGCTTAAAGTCTGGGAAATGCAGTATCTACCTACACCTACCTTAGAAGAAACACTATCTCAAAGTGATAAAAGCAAGGTTGTGGCTACACAAATTGCTGGAGAAGGGTGA
- a CDS encoding DUF502 domain-containing protein encodes MVIDRLKQDLKNDLIAGLLVVIPLATTIWLTITIANWVIDFLTQVPKQLNPFDGLHPILVNILNLAVGLAVPLLSILLIGLMARNIAGRWLLDFGERVLQAIPLAGQVYKTLKQLLETLLKDSHGKFRRVVLVEYPRQGIWAIAFVTGAIATEIQSQMPRPMLSVFIPTTPNPTTGWYAVVPEEDVINLSMSIEDAFKVIVSGGIVAPNTPLPPLVLGKEQNLAGLSRELKHSVISVEEI; translated from the coding sequence TTGGTAATCGATCGCTTAAAGCAGGACTTGAAAAATGACCTGATAGCAGGATTGTTAGTGGTTATCCCTCTAGCAACTACCATCTGGCTCACAATCACGATCGCTAATTGGGTAATCGACTTCCTTACCCAAGTTCCCAAACAACTCAATCCCTTTGATGGGCTACACCCAATTTTAGTAAATATACTAAATTTAGCAGTAGGTCTAGCAGTACCACTGTTAAGTATTTTGTTAATTGGGTTAATGGCTCGGAATATTGCTGGGCGATGGTTATTAGATTTTGGTGAGCGAGTATTACAGGCAATTCCCTTGGCGGGACAGGTATATAAAACATTAAAACAACTTTTAGAGACTTTACTCAAAGATTCTCATGGTAAGTTTCGCCGTGTGGTTTTAGTTGAGTATCCCAGACAAGGCATTTGGGCGATCGCCTTTGTCACAGGTGCGATCGCAACTGAAATTCAATCCCAAATGCCTCGCCCAATGTTAAGCGTTTTCATCCCAACGACACCCAACCCGACTACAGGATGGTATGCCGTAGTACCAGAAGAAGATGTGATCAATCTTTCAATGTCAATCGAAGATGCTTTTAAAGTGATTGTCTCTGGTGGAATTGTGGCACCGAATACGCCCTTACCGCCTCTAGTTTTAGGCAAAGAACAAAATTTAGCAGGCTTAAGCAGAGAATTAAAACATTCAGTAATTTCCGTCGAGGAAATATAA
- a CDS encoding TIGR04282 family arsenosugar biosynthesis glycosyltransferase — translation MLKLSEVQKQHLIIFTRYPEPGKTKTRLIPALGSVGAANLQQQMTEYTLLQVAELQKAIGVSVELRFAGGSLELMQDWLGWELLYASQGEGDLGTRMARSLVDAFRKNAEYVIIIGSDCPGVTSQILATAFQQLQTVDLVIGPAIDGGYYLIGVRRFIPELFDNIDWGTSQVLQQTIDIAAKLGVLSIYLPTLADVDRPEDLLIWQEVVQQSVYLQKTIE, via the coding sequence GTGCTGAAGTTATCAGAAGTTCAAAAGCAGCACTTGATTATTTTTACGCGCTATCCAGAGCCAGGAAAGACTAAAACTCGTCTGATACCAGCTTTGGGTAGTGTTGGTGCTGCTAATCTGCAACAGCAAATGACAGAATATACTCTTTTGCAAGTAGCAGAATTACAAAAGGCTATTGGGGTTTCTGTAGAATTGCGGTTTGCTGGTGGCAGTTTGGAGTTAATGCAAGATTGGTTAGGTTGGGAACTACTTTACGCATCTCAAGGTGAAGGCGATTTAGGTACAAGGATGGCGCGATCGCTGGTTGATGCTTTCCGCAAAAATGCTGAATATGTAATTATCATTGGTAGCGATTGTCCTGGTGTGACATCTCAAATTTTGGCAACAGCTTTCCAACAATTACAAACTGTTGATTTGGTAATAGGGCCAGCGATTGATGGTGGTTACTACTTAATTGGTGTGCGTCGCTTCATTCCAGAATTATTCGATAACATTGATTGGGGAACTTCTCAGGTATTACAACAAACTATAGATATTGCGGCTAAACTGGGTGTCTTATCTATATACTTACCAACTTTGGCTGATGTTGACCGACCAGAGGATCTGCTTATTTGGCAGGAAGTAGTTCAGCAGTCAGTTTATTTGCAAAAAACCATAGAGTAG
- the nusB gene encoding transcription antitermination factor NusB, translating to MQDRKPQQIARELALLSLSQLPVNPKKLTEEHLPKLVLATVRTLRAEVQDTLDNAAAELQRSNDRLLTSQTRAADMNTARTMLQEAIAYTQTAINQLGAAVEFPELIQLANQDREVGRYAIQIVKTVNEHRILIDEQIAAALVDWQVNRLAQIDRDILRIAVAEMTFLNLPDSVAINEAVLLAKRYSGDEGHRFINGVLRRFTEQKKTSYCFILTLSPF from the coding sequence ATGCAAGACCGCAAACCCCAACAAATTGCTCGTGAACTGGCGCTGTTGAGCCTCAGCCAGCTGCCAGTCAACCCCAAAAAACTCACCGAAGAACATCTGCCTAAATTGGTATTAGCAACCGTGCGTACCTTAAGAGCAGAAGTGCAAGATACTTTAGATAACGCTGCGGCGGAATTGCAACGCAGTAATGATCGCCTATTAACCAGCCAAACTCGCGCTGCTGACATGAATACCGCGAGAACCATGCTACAAGAAGCGATCGCTTATACTCAAACCGCCATCAATCAACTTGGTGCAGCCGTTGAGTTTCCCGAATTAATTCAACTCGCCAACCAAGACAGAGAAGTTGGCAGATATGCCATTCAAATTGTCAAAACCGTGAATGAGCATCGTATCTTGATCGATGAACAAATAGCGGCGGCTTTGGTAGATTGGCAAGTTAACCGTCTAGCTCAAATTGACCGCGATATTCTCCGCATCGCTGTAGCGGAAATGACATTTTTAAACTTGCCTGACAGCGTAGCCATCAACGAAGCTGTTTTGTTAGCCAAACGCTACAGTGGCGATGAAGGTCATCGATTTATTAATGGAGTGCTGCGACGATTCACAGAACAAAAAAAAACTTCCTACTGTTTTATCCTAACTTTGTCACCATTCTGA
- a CDS encoding HpsJ family protein → MTNRFTSGNAALALKVIGTVLILSFLLDFLILLLPFQPTDRAWQINLSTALVDRGIVPMVGLGSLLIGYWIDGASDGGPKGIDLRFPAFILSSVLGLIFLLIFPLHLNNVNQAKAQTVSQITQEADQAEGQLKNQLNQFQAQLNTDQGKAQLEQLRAQAKAQFSDLLKDDQKYKQALENPQLPQSQKDLLKKFKANPQELDKFIAQQTDPQGLANQRLTQIRQRKEDAEKQARDNAWKSGLRIGISSLLLSVGYIIIGWTGLRGGGALQTGGRKAAAR, encoded by the coding sequence ATGACTAATCGTTTTACTTCCGGGAACGCAGCCCTCGCACTCAAGGTGATTGGGACAGTTTTAATTTTGTCCTTTCTGCTGGACTTTCTAATTTTATTGCTACCGTTTCAACCAACTGATCGCGCATGGCAAATTAATTTATCAACAGCCCTAGTTGACCGGGGGATTGTACCTATGGTGGGCTTAGGTTCTCTGTTGATTGGTTATTGGATTGATGGTGCTAGTGATGGCGGCCCTAAAGGTATCGACTTAAGATTCCCAGCATTTATACTTTCTAGTGTCTTGGGTCTAATTTTCTTATTAATTTTTCCCTTGCACCTGAATAATGTCAACCAAGCCAAAGCACAAACAGTTAGTCAAATTACGCAAGAAGCAGATCAAGCAGAAGGCCAACTCAAAAATCAGCTAAATCAATTCCAAGCGCAACTGAATACAGATCAGGGGAAAGCGCAGTTAGAACAACTCCGCGCCCAAGCAAAAGCGCAGTTTTCGGATTTGTTGAAAGACGATCAAAAGTATAAACAAGCCCTGGAAAATCCGCAATTGCCGCAATCTCAAAAAGACTTACTCAAGAAATTTAAAGCTAACCCTCAAGAACTGGACAAATTTATTGCCCAACAAACTGATCCTCAAGGATTGGCAAATCAACGCTTGACCCAAATTCGTCAGCGCAAGGAAGATGCGGAAAAACAAGCAAGAGACAACGCTTGGAAATCTGGCTTAAGAATTGGCATTAGTAGTCTTTTATTATCTGTTGGGTACATTATTATTGGCTGGACAGGATTAAGAGGTGGCGGTGCTTTACAAACAGGTGGACGTAAAGCTGCTGCACGGTAA
- a CDS encoding type II secretion system protein produces MHLFYRDKLKNILGADSSSGFTLPEILVIVLIFGVLAGLVLPNWLAFVDRIRLNAAQDKIYLAMRQAQSQAVKEKVSWQVSFREENNVVKWSVHRADINFFYF; encoded by the coding sequence GTGCATTTATTTTACAGGGATAAGTTAAAAAATATCTTAGGTGCGGACTCCAGTAGTGGTTTTACATTACCAGAGATTTTAGTAATTGTTTTAATATTTGGTGTTTTAGCTGGGCTGGTATTACCAAACTGGTTAGCTTTTGTAGATAGAATTCGTCTGAATGCTGCTCAAGATAAAATTTATTTAGCTATGCGTCAGGCTCAAAGCCAAGCTGTGAAAGAAAAAGTGAGTTGGCAAGTAAGTTTTCGTGAGGAAAATAATGTTGTGAAGTGGTCAGTTCATCGAGCAGATATAAATTTTTTTTATTTCTGA